In the Ruminococcus sp. OA3 genome, one interval contains:
- a CDS encoding helix-turn-helix domain-containing protein, whose translation MDLSMKFLYLQLKKHYDVVSLNLPDNDNLLCSSVRLKPESTWIPARDTLYVMDCSWDELRKSALPLTTRLIIFDDDPPENGAYPCLIFPHSYSRSQVLNDVLAVFYRYDRWSQQVTEAILKNQTLQEILHITQTVEENPMYFADPSFKMLAQVSQDMEEFSVIWRYQLRYGYLPFNVMMDLAETGELEMLHSAIPAIYADTKSFTSKFISKAIRYKGKVHGHFFIIQTYRHLNQCDLEIADYLGNLVSAAIYEDNNYLTRSSLYHEHFMIDILENTLRDAELTKNQLKPLGWELKGDYRLLGVYMPEDEDALKRNAITLLTDGWNAQAFLYDDYMIVVYNEPARKYDALLEHIHHFLKLLNRYASLSESFSNFTDMSLYYQQILFTLQHRDDAISECRLFLYEDYFMAHLIHLANDCLAEYKPVSDLRSYDALNHSDYCHTLYTYLMCEQNAVRTAQTLFLHRNTLKYRMEKILDIIKVPLEHPMVRQRILFSLYTLENVKKE comes from the coding sequence ATGGACCTGTCAATGAAATTTTTATATCTCCAGCTGAAAAAGCATTACGATGTTGTCAGTCTCAATCTCCCGGACAATGACAACCTGCTCTGCTCTTCCGTCCGGCTGAAGCCGGAATCCACCTGGATCCCCGCCCGGGATACCCTGTATGTCATGGACTGCTCCTGGGACGAGCTCAGGAAAAGCGCTCTGCCGCTCACAACGCGTCTCATCATATTTGACGATGATCCTCCCGAGAATGGAGCTTACCCGTGTCTGATATTCCCACACAGTTATTCCCGGAGTCAGGTTCTCAATGACGTTCTTGCTGTTTTTTACCGTTATGACCGTTGGAGCCAGCAGGTGACGGAGGCAATTCTCAAAAATCAGACTCTGCAGGAAATCCTGCATATTACACAGACAGTGGAAGAAAACCCAATGTATTTTGCAGATCCAAGCTTCAAAATGTTGGCTCAGGTCAGCCAGGATATGGAAGAATTCAGTGTTATCTGGCGTTATCAGCTGCGTTACGGTTATCTGCCCTTCAACGTCATGATGGATCTTGCGGAGACAGGGGAGCTTGAGATGCTTCACAGCGCTATCCCCGCCATTTACGCGGATACCAAAAGTTTTACCAGCAAATTCATCAGCAAAGCCATCCGTTACAAAGGGAAAGTGCACGGTCATTTTTTTATCATTCAGACATACCGGCATCTGAACCAGTGTGACCTTGAAATCGCTGATTATCTTGGCAATCTGGTCTCTGCCGCTATATACGAAGACAATAATTATCTGACGAGGAGCAGCCTTTATCATGAACATTTCATGATTGATATCCTGGAGAATACACTGCGCGATGCGGAGTTGACCAAGAACCAGCTGAAGCCGCTCGGCTGGGAACTGAAAGGTGACTACCGTCTGCTGGGCGTATACATGCCGGAGGATGAAGATGCGCTGAAGCGAAATGCCATTACGCTGCTGACCGACGGCTGGAACGCACAGGCTTTTTTGTACGACGATTACATGATCGTGGTCTACAATGAACCCGCCCGAAAATATGATGCGCTGCTCGAACACATTCATCATTTTCTCAAACTATTGAACCGGTATGCTTCGCTCAGCGAATCATTTTCAAATTTTACAGATATGTCACTCTATTATCAGCAGATATTATTCACACTCCAGCACCGTGATGATGCTATATCTGAATGCCGCCTTTTTTTATATGAGGATTATTTTATGGCACATCTCATCCATCTGGCAAATGACTGTCTGGCAGAATATAAGCCCGTGTCCGATCTGCGGTCCTACGATGCTCTCAACCATTCTGACTACTGCCATACGCTGTATACCTATCTGATGTGTGAGCAAAATGCCGTCAGAACGGCACAGACGCTCTTTTTACACCGCAACACTTTAAAATACCGAATGGAGAAGATTCTGGACATCATAAAAGTACCGCTGGAGCACCCGATGGTACGGCAACGGATCCTGTTCTCACTGTACACACTGGAAAATGTGAAAAAAGAATGA
- a CDS encoding MFS transporter — protein MKKINTSIKRFWGTSELGFSFMATMETSFFILFLTDVARLPLAMVAVITGFSGIADAVTAVLAGAIIDKTTFKNGKYRPWLIYCPPVVVIFFILMFTKIGTNLSAAIICSIGYIVSHGVWNIAWTANRAMIGSLSDDAKERAFLSGRIAAGSSGGKIIASYLVPVLTTAFLGLFMGAGESWGYTITAAIASLVFLVTYFVHYQITKGYDRPEEYAGISKKSVTLMDMLKAIVTNPQLLILLVADALRLIGFYMIAACAAYYTKIVLENPSATSIILVIFNAGTLVGSLMSKQIVAKLGTKKASILGTGGLAVFLILLYFLPSSQALVFIILFVAQTIFGVAYGLTTSMYSMCGTDSEYRTGKDTKGIIMACSSLAIKIAIALRGIVISAALAAIAYDPDASVTAAAQGGIKLVFLIIPAVFSIVSVVMFLLYRIKDSDIEKMEQEIAKRRA, from the coding sequence TTGAAAAAAATCAATACGAGTATCAAACGGTTCTGGGGAACCAGTGAACTTGGTTTCTCTTTCATGGCGACGATGGAGACATCCTTTTTCATCTTGTTCCTGACGGATGTGGCGAGGCTTCCGCTTGCAATGGTAGCGGTGATCACTGGATTTTCAGGAATTGCAGATGCGGTGACGGCTGTACTTGCCGGGGCGATCATTGACAAAACCACATTTAAAAATGGAAAATACAGACCGTGGCTGATTTACTGTCCGCCAGTGGTGGTTATTTTCTTCATTTTAATGTTTACCAAGATCGGAACGAATTTATCGGCGGCTATTATCTGCAGTATCGGCTATATTGTGAGTCACGGTGTATGGAATATTGCTTGGACGGCGAACCGTGCAATGATCGGGAGTCTTTCTGACGATGCAAAGGAACGCGCATTCCTTTCCGGGAGAATTGCAGCCGGGTCGAGCGGCGGAAAGATCATTGCCTCTTATCTGGTGCCGGTACTGACAACAGCATTTCTCGGACTGTTCATGGGAGCAGGTGAGAGCTGGGGTTATACCATTACTGCAGCCATTGCGTCACTGGTATTCCTGGTTACATATTTTGTACACTATCAGATCACGAAAGGATATGACCGCCCGGAAGAATATGCAGGAATCAGCAAAAAAAGTGTTACGCTGATGGATATGCTCAAAGCGATTGTCACCAACCCACAGCTTCTGATCCTGCTGGTGGCAGATGCACTGCGCCTGATCGGCTTTTATATGATCGCTGCGTGTGCGGCTTATTATACGAAGATTGTACTTGAGAATCCGTCGGCGACCTCGATTATTCTGGTGATATTCAATGCGGGTACACTGGTGGGATCGCTGATGTCGAAACAGATTGTAGCAAAACTCGGCACAAAAAAAGCATCGATCCTTGGAACCGGGGGTCTGGCAGTATTTTTGATTCTGCTTTATTTCCTGCCAAGTTCCCAGGCGCTCGTCTTTATCATTCTGTTCGTTGCACAGACCATTTTTGGTGTGGCATACGGTCTCACGACAAGTATGTACTCCATGTGCGGAACAGACAGCGAGTACCGTACGGGCAAAGACACGAAAGGTATTATCATGGCATGTTCGTCGCTTGCAATAAAAATTGCAATTGCACTGCGCGGTATCGTTATATCGGCTGCGCTGGCAGCTATTGCCTATGACCCGGATGCTTCTGTGACGGCTGCGGCTCAGGGAGGGATCAAACTGGTATTCCTGATCATACCGGCAGTATTTTCTATAGTATCCGTCGTGATGTTCCTGCTTTACAGGATCAAGGACAGCGATATCGAAAAAATGGAACAGGAGATTGCAAAACGCAGAGCGTAA
- a CDS encoding polysaccharide deacetylase, whose amino-acid sequence MEKENKAKDRKENKSKMDGLKDRFLNQKKSRKPADGKKSTSARKPAAKEESAVPKKAAVSGKATGPGTKVSGSAVNRTAAQSRDVTSMSDEERRRRERIRRERQRQRRRKAMIMRLTVVGVLALVLILCIGGVVWGVKRSNQKKEQAKVQQEQAKKDADEKQKKLESTVAQAERLAMGYDYDGAIQLLQTEAREDSDAQAKIREYETAKTKLVEADVETIPHVFFHILVADPSITWNLSGADEYKIGDYNQVMTTIDEFKGILQQMYDRGYVLVRIHDMVEETTGENGETQFTKGKIMLPEGKKPFVMSQDDVCYYFYMIGDGYASRMVVGEDGRPTTEYIQADGTTVTGAYDLVPVLNEFIDEHPDFSYKGAKAILAFTGYNGVLGYRTDPDLAKTAEEGNKNADEYGVFNYQEEIEAAKPVVQALIDDGWELASHSYGHISYGSSFEKVKEDADKWQERVANVIGPTDIILYPFGTDIASWTDYTDDNQTYNYLRDQGFRFFCNVDSNEYWVQIRENYVRQGRRNLDGYRMYQDLYNGADKLSDLFDVSAVFDTNRPKTGLEVWDGAE is encoded by the coding sequence ATGGAAAAAGAGAATAAAGCAAAAGATAGGAAAGAAAACAAAAGCAAAATGGATGGGCTGAAGGATAGATTTCTGAATCAGAAGAAGTCCCGAAAGCCGGCGGACGGAAAAAAGAGCACGTCTGCCCGAAAGCCGGCGGCCAAAGAAGAATCTGCGGTACCGAAAAAGGCAGCGGTATCAGGGAAAGCGACGGGGCCCGGCACGAAAGTATCCGGATCGGCTGTGAACAGGACAGCTGCACAGAGCAGAGACGTTACCAGTATGTCGGATGAGGAGAGAAGAAGACGTGAGCGGATCCGCAGGGAGCGCCAGCGGCAGCGAAGACGCAAGGCGATGATCATGCGCCTGACGGTTGTGGGCGTGCTTGCACTTGTACTGATCCTTTGTATCGGCGGTGTCGTCTGGGGAGTAAAACGAAGCAATCAGAAAAAAGAACAGGCAAAGGTCCAGCAGGAACAGGCAAAAAAAGATGCCGACGAAAAGCAGAAGAAGCTGGAAAGCACGGTTGCACAGGCAGAGCGTCTGGCAATGGGCTACGATTACGACGGGGCGATTCAGCTGCTGCAGACTGAGGCCAGGGAAGACAGTGACGCCCAGGCTAAGATCAGGGAATATGAAACTGCCAAAACAAAGCTGGTAGAAGCTGATGTGGAGACTATTCCGCATGTATTTTTTCACATTCTGGTTGCAGACCCTTCGATCACCTGGAATCTGTCGGGGGCTGACGAATATAAGATCGGTGATTATAACCAGGTCATGACGACGATCGACGAGTTCAAAGGAATTCTGCAGCAGATGTATGACCGTGGGTATGTTCTCGTCAGAATTCATGATATGGTGGAGGAGACAACAGGGGAGAACGGTGAGACCCAATTTACAAAAGGGAAGATCATGCTTCCGGAAGGGAAGAAACCGTTCGTAATGTCGCAGGACGACGTCTGCTATTATTTCTATATGATAGGAGACGGCTACGCATCCCGCATGGTGGTGGGTGAGGACGGACGTCCTACAACGGAGTACATCCAGGCGGATGGTACGACTGTGACGGGGGCTTATGACCTTGTTCCTGTGCTGAATGAATTTATCGATGAACATCCAGATTTTTCCTATAAGGGAGCAAAGGCGATCCTGGCATTTACGGGATACAATGGCGTGCTGGGATATCGTACAGATCCGGATCTTGCAAAGACGGCGGAAGAAGGCAATAAAAATGCTGATGAATACGGAGTATTCAATTATCAGGAAGAAATTGAGGCTGCAAAGCCGGTAGTGCAGGCACTTATTGATGACGGCTGGGAACTTGCCAGCCACAGCTATGGTCATATCAGCTATGGAAGCAGCTTTGAGAAGGTTAAGGAAGACGCTGATAAATGGCAGGAACGCGTTGCAAATGTAATTGGGCCTACGGATATTATTTTGTATCCGTTCGGAACAGATATTGCGAGCTGGACGGATTATACGGATGATAATCAGACGTATAATTATCTCAGGGATCAGGGATTCCGGTTCTTCTGCAATGTGGATTCCAATGAGTACTGGGTACAGATACGAGAAAATTATGTGCGCCAGGGAAGAAGAAACCTGGATGGATACCGCATGTATCAGGATCTTTACAACGGTGCGGATAAACTCTCGGATTTATTTGATGTATCAGCGGTGTTTGATACAAACCGCCCGAAGACAGGCCTTGAGGTCTGGGATGGGGCTGAATAA
- a CDS encoding uroporphyrinogen decarboxylase family protein: MYTPKENFIRTVNKDNPDRLVNDYEAFAVIRSDPVTDLDRGIRIQGQEIKDIYGTTIIWPENQPGGMPHVTEENKVIRDITNWRNELKLPDYAAMDLDWSKNAELVAQVDRNEKLVTSIMATGLFERLHFLMGFEETLMNFLEEPEAMHDLLDALLEVRMTYVKLLIDNMKPEVIIHHDDWGTKHSLFVSHDTWCEFFKERYRKLYGYMRERGVTVIHHADCYCANIVKDMAEIGVQIWQGVIPDNDLCTLQKELDGSMILMGGINAEIDRSDWTEQSVRSEVRRACDTYAPGGSFIPCLTYGGPGSIYPGVIETIRDEITQYNKEHFHI, encoded by the coding sequence ATGTATACACCAAAAGAAAATTTTATCCGTACCGTCAATAAAGACAACCCGGACCGCCTGGTCAATGACTATGAGGCGTTTGCAGTTATCCGAAGTGACCCGGTCACGGACCTGGACCGCGGTATCCGCATCCAGGGGCAGGAGATAAAAGATATTTACGGCACTACCATTATCTGGCCGGAAAACCAGCCGGGCGGGATGCCGCATGTGACAGAAGAAAACAAAGTCATCAGGGATATCACGAACTGGAGAAACGAGTTAAAACTGCCTGATTATGCCGCAATGGATCTGGACTGGAGCAAAAATGCGGAGCTGGTGGCACAGGTTGACCGGAATGAAAAACTGGTGACCAGCATTATGGCAACGGGGCTTTTTGAGAGGCTTCATTTCCTGATGGGGTTTGAGGAGACATTGATGAATTTCCTGGAAGAACCCGAAGCGATGCATGATCTTCTGGATGCACTTCTGGAAGTTCGTATGACATATGTAAAGCTTCTGATTGACAACATGAAGCCGGAAGTCATCATTCATCATGACGACTGGGGAACGAAACACAGCCTGTTTGTCAGCCATGATACGTGGTGTGAATTCTTTAAAGAACGTTACCGGAAGCTTTACGGATATATGCGGGAACGGGGAGTTACGGTGATCCATCATGCTGACTGCTACTGTGCAAACATCGTAAAAGATATGGCTGAAATCGGCGTACAGATCTGGCAGGGGGTTATTCCGGACAATGATCTGTGCACCCTTCAGAAAGAACTTGATGGTTCCATGATTCTCATGGGCGGTATCAATGCTGAGATTGACCGTTCGGACTGGACGGAACAAAGTGTGCGCAGTGAAGTGCGCCGCGCCTGTGACACATATGCACCCGGTGGTTCCTTTATCCCGTGTCTGACATACGGCGGGCCGGGGAGTATCTATCCGGGAGTGATAGAAACAATACGCGATGAGATCACGCAATATAATAAGGAACATTTCCATATTTAA
- a CDS encoding BTAD domain-containing putative transcriptional regulator, which produces MGKTMIQVMMFGGFQMTGPDGILNDDVIRSDQITKLLTYILLNHKKNITIQELGDALWDDDESDNRAGALKNLMYRLRNTLKKNLGEEDYILTGRGTYYWNPEIAIRLDCEEFDSWYTKGKMTSGEDQMESYQNAIQLYKGTLLPKMSLEHWTISLSTYYHSHYLSLVKTVSEIYYKSGQYEEMEAACKRAISLDSLDEELHYLMIQSLEAQGKNKLALEHYSKAVDILYENLGVRPSKKLQEAHERLLKETNEQELDLGTIQQDLLEAARPEGVFVCEYGIFREIYRLQARQAQRLGMSVYVALVTLDPPGRLEPGSEEYLLSLKKGMEHLGDTLRCLRAGDVASKYSGAQYVILLPTCTYETGKMVIERLMTRFFDTPKWSRYSVHYSLSEIGMAGMTV; this is translated from the coding sequence ATGGGGAAAACAATGATACAGGTTATGATGTTTGGCGGATTCCAGATGACTGGGCCGGATGGGATCCTGAACGACGATGTTATACGTTCGGACCAGATAACAAAATTACTAACGTACATATTGCTGAATCATAAAAAGAACATAACGATACAGGAACTGGGTGATGCGCTCTGGGACGACGATGAGAGTGATAACCGCGCCGGTGCATTGAAAAATTTAATGTACCGGCTGCGCAACACCCTGAAGAAGAATCTCGGTGAGGAGGATTACATCCTCACAGGAAGGGGAACATACTATTGGAACCCGGAGATAGCGATCAGGCTGGATTGTGAAGAATTTGACTCCTGGTATACAAAAGGAAAGATGACATCCGGTGAGGACCAGATGGAATCTTATCAAAATGCAATACAGCTATATAAAGGAACACTTCTACCCAAAATGTCTTTAGAACACTGGACAATATCGTTATCGACATATTATCATTCCCATTATTTGAGCCTTGTAAAAACTGTCTCTGAGATTTATTATAAAAGCGGGCAATATGAAGAAATGGAAGCTGCCTGTAAAAGGGCGATTTCTCTGGATTCGCTTGACGAAGAGCTTCATTATCTGATGATTCAGTCACTGGAAGCACAAGGCAAGAACAAACTTGCTCTGGAACATTACTCCAAGGCTGTAGATATCCTGTATGAAAATCTGGGTGTCAGGCCATCCAAAAAATTACAGGAGGCCCATGAAAGACTTCTTAAGGAAACAAATGAACAGGAGCTTGACCTTGGAACTATTCAACAGGATCTTTTGGAGGCAGCCAGACCGGAGGGCGTTTTTGTCTGCGAGTACGGAATTTTTCGCGAAATCTACCGGCTTCAGGCACGTCAGGCACAGCGGCTTGGTATGTCTGTTTATGTGGCACTTGTTACATTGGATCCGCCGGGGAGACTGGAACCGGGAAGTGAAGAGTATCTGCTATCTTTGAAAAAAGGCATGGAACATCTTGGAGATACACTGAGGTGTCTTCGGGCAGGGGATGTTGCATCGAAATACAGCGGGGCACAGTATGTGATTCTGCTTCCGACCTGTACCTATGAGACTGGAAAAATGGTGATAGAACGACTGATGACCAGGTTTTTCGATACGCCAAAGTGGAGCCGTTACAGTGTTCACTACAGCTTGAGTGAAATTGGAATGGCAGGTATGACGGTTTAG
- a CDS encoding uroporphyrinogen decarboxylase family protein has protein sequence MAKPSDSLEKRSKRIRDVIELREPDRVPFAPKIGNYYARGYGISMYDAMKDIRNVAPGVMGFLDDYAPDLAWAPVMYPTDPPELMGSTYLKCPGPESGLKLDASFQIHDKCYLMDDEYPEFLHDPSHFFMTKVYPRKFAGLAGLSKISFNNPVEYALYIGLASFADPEVQSALQTLMRGGEAAAKWFSGLNQIVGAIAEKGFPLGAAGAQTCPFDMFGDNIRGFMNTVNDIYDNPDELLAALEYMTPLCVEGAVASAKAANLDFMFIPLHAGIDAFMSPDNYRKFYWPGLKALIMALIDIGVTPYVFCEGAYNHRLDIIADVPKGKVIYMFEDVDLAEAKRIVGQTSCICGNVSTPLLAYGSRERVIEETKKVMDIGAPGGGFIMDCSIVLDEAKKENMDAWAETTWELGTY, from the coding sequence ATGGCTAAACCGAGCGACAGTTTGGAGAAGAGGAGTAAACGGATCAGGGATGTAATTGAGCTGAGAGAGCCTGACCGTGTACCGTTTGCGCCAAAGATCGGAAATTACTATGCCAGAGGCTACGGAATTTCCATGTATGATGCGATGAAAGATATCAGAAATGTTGCGCCAGGCGTCATGGGATTTCTGGATGATTACGCACCCGATCTTGCATGGGCGCCTGTTATGTATCCTACAGACCCGCCTGAACTGATGGGCAGCACGTATCTGAAATGCCCGGGACCGGAGAGCGGGCTGAAGCTGGATGCGTCATTCCAGATTCACGACAAGTGCTATCTGATGGATGATGAATATCCGGAATTCCTGCATGACCCTAGCCATTTTTTCATGACGAAAGTGTATCCAAGAAAATTTGCGGGACTGGCGGGGTTGTCAAAGATCAGCTTTAATAATCCGGTAGAATATGCGCTGTATATCGGACTGGCATCATTTGCAGACCCGGAAGTGCAGTCGGCGCTGCAGACTTTAATGCGGGGGGGCGAGGCGGCAGCCAAATGGTTCAGCGGCCTGAATCAGATCGTGGGAGCGATAGCGGAAAAAGGATTCCCACTGGGAGCAGCAGGAGCACAGACATGTCCGTTTGATATGTTCGGCGACAATATCCGTGGTTTTATGAATACGGTCAATGATATCTACGATAATCCGGATGAGCTGCTGGCGGCACTTGAATATATGACACCACTCTGCGTGGAAGGTGCTGTGGCTTCTGCAAAGGCTGCAAATCTTGATTTTATGTTTATACCGCTGCATGCCGGAATCGACGCCTTCATGAGCCCGGACAATTACCGGAAGTTTTACTGGCCTGGATTAAAAGCACTGATCATGGCGCTCATCGATATCGGCGTGACGCCGTATGTATTCTGCGAGGGTGCGTACAACCATCGTCTGGACATCATAGCGGATGTTCCAAAGGGAAAAGTGATCTATATGTTCGAGGATGTAGACCTGGCAGAGGCGAAGCGGATTGTAGGACAGACTTCCTGTATCTGCGGAAATGTTTCTACGCCGCTGCTGGCTTACGGCAGCAGAGAACGCGTGATAGAGGAGACCAAGAAGGTTATGGACATCGGAGCTCCCGGAGGAGGGTTCATTATGGACTGCTCAATCGTGCTGGATGAGGCAAAGAAGGAGAACATGGATGCCTGGGCGGAGACGACCTGGGAGCTTGGAACATATTAA
- a CDS encoding zinc metallopeptidase, with the protein MFYPFYFDPTYFLVIIGAVLCLLASAKVRSTYSRYQQVRSASGLTGCEAAQRILHYSGINDVRVEHVPGNLTDHYDPRSKVLRLSDSTYNSPSVAAIGVAAHECGHAVQHAKGYAPLSLRSALVPVANFGSTIAWPLIIIGFLFNNQTSSLLITIGIVAFSLAVLFQIVTLPVEFNASSRALAVLGETGMLQTEELSMTRKVLSAAALTYVASAASAILQLLRLVLLSNRRND; encoded by the coding sequence ATGTTTTATCCATTTTATTTTGACCCTACGTATTTTTTAGTGATCATCGGAGCTGTCCTGTGTCTGCTTGCCTCCGCAAAGGTGCGCTCCACCTACTCCCGATATCAGCAGGTCCGCAGCGCATCCGGTCTCACCGGATGCGAGGCAGCACAGCGGATCCTGCATTATTCAGGAATTAACGATGTACGTGTTGAACATGTTCCGGGAAACCTGACCGATCATTATGACCCCCGCTCCAAAGTACTGCGCCTGTCCGATTCCACATACAATTCCCCGTCTGTGGCAGCGATCGGCGTTGCAGCGCACGAGTGCGGGCATGCAGTACAGCACGCGAAAGGATATGCACCATTGAGCCTGAGGAGTGCACTGGTTCCTGTTGCGAATTTCGGTTCAACAATCGCCTGGCCGCTGATCATCATTGGTTTTTTATTTAACAACCAGACTTCCAGTCTGCTGATCACGATTGGCATCGTAGCCTTTTCGCTGGCTGTATTATTCCAGATCGTGACTTTACCCGTGGAATTCAATGCATCCAGCAGGGCGCTGGCTGTTCTGGGTGAGACCGGTATGCTCCAGACCGAAGAATTGTCCATGACAAGGAAAGTACTCTCCGCTGCAGCGCTCACCTATGTGGCGAGTGCCGCCTCCGCAATTCTGCAGCTGCTGCGTCTGGTGCTGTTAAGTAACCGAAGGAATGACTGA
- the tig gene encoding trigger factor produces the protein MKKRILSGLLCVFVAATMISGCAKSDKEKEKESQTEASDEEVSGPRMPSLDGIDLEKSITLGEYNGITVEKKVTQVTDENIDSEITYALSTSPIELTDENAKVEEGDTVNIDYVGKVDGKEFDGGSAEGSDLTIGSGQFIEGFEDGLVGTTKGQTVELDLTFPEDYSEELGGKDVVFTVTINAIKRPATEISDEWVAANSEFKTVDEYRAGIRKDLEDYYESQATESLSTTAWQQVVSASTINEYPEELLDYGKEVFESQIKTYADYSSQTIDEYIEAQGVSKEDYEAQKETYGQNVAAQMLVMKAIADKEGFSTDDKEYKEALDGYLEQYSMTEDELYKQYGEESVYQSIMLQRVTNFIVDNAEIKEVAADADTGSDAEQADDSAADKSAEETPEATEEAAE, from the coding sequence ATGAAAAAAAGAATATTGAGCGGGCTGCTGTGTGTCTTTGTAGCAGCGACAATGATTTCAGGATGCGCCAAGTCTGATAAGGAGAAAGAGAAAGAATCACAGACGGAGGCGTCCGACGAAGAGGTAAGCGGTCCCAGGATGCCGTCTCTGGATGGTATTGACCTGGAAAAAAGTATCACGCTCGGAGAATATAATGGAATCACTGTGGAGAAGAAGGTAACACAGGTTACTGACGAGAATATTGACTCTGAGATAACCTATGCGTTGTCCACCTCGCCCATCGAACTGACAGACGAAAATGCAAAGGTGGAAGAGGGCGATACTGTCAACATCGATTATGTTGGAAAGGTGGACGGTAAAGAATTTGACGGCGGAAGTGCGGAGGGATCCGATCTGACTATTGGGTCGGGACAGTTTATCGAGGGCTTTGAGGATGGGCTGGTAGGAACAACAAAGGGGCAGACTGTGGAACTGGACCTGACATTCCCTGAGGACTATTCGGAGGAACTTGGCGGTAAAGATGTTGTGTTTACAGTTACAATTAATGCAATCAAACGTCCGGCAACGGAGATCAGTGATGAATGGGTTGCCGCAAATTCTGAATTCAAAACGGTAGACGAATACCGTGCGGGAATACGCAAGGATCTGGAAGATTATTATGAAAGCCAGGCCACAGAAAGTCTTTCGACAACGGCATGGCAGCAGGTGGTCAGTGCGTCCACGATCAATGAATATCCGGAAGAACTGCTGGATTATGGGAAAGAAGTATTCGAGAGCCAAATTAAGACATACGCAGACTATTCCAGCCAGACGATCGACGAATACATCGAGGCGCAGGGAGTAAGCAAGGAAGACTACGAGGCTCAGAAAGAGACATACGGACAAAATGTTGCCGCTCAGATGCTGGTGATGAAGGCGATCGCTGACAAGGAAGGCTTCAGCACTGATGATAAAGAGTATAAAGAGGCGCTGGACGGATATCTGGAGCAGTACAGCATGACGGAGGATGAACTCTACAAGCAGTATGGCGAAGAGAGCGTATATCAGTCAATTATGCTTCAGAGAGTAACCAACTTTATTGTAGACAATGCTGAGATTAAAGAAGTAGCTGCAGATGCAGATACAGGATCGGATGCAGAACAGGCAGATGACAGTGCGGCAGATAAGAGCGCTGAGGAAACGCCGGAAGCTACGGAAGAAGCAGCTGAATAA